One region of Oryza glaberrima chromosome 7, OglaRS2, whole genome shotgun sequence genomic DNA includes:
- the LOC127780470 gene encoding benzyl alcohol O-benzoyltransferase-like: protein MALSFAVRRRAPELVAPAAPTPRETKRLSDVDDPESLRWQVPVVFVYRARRWRARRPSAAAADPVDTIRRALAAALVPYYPFAGRLREVEGRKLVVDCTVEGVMFVEADADVRVADLEAAGLRAPFPCMDQLLFDVDGSAAVLGTPLLLIQVTRLLCGGFVLGIRLNHAMCDASGIVQFMDAVADLARGAREPAVSPAWSRELLDARKPPKPAFHLREYNDFTAAPPAAPSVGALGDMVMRTFSFSPGDVAALKGALPPHLRGRATSFDVLASFVWRARARALETPAGEDARLAIIVGFRNNGELRLPRGYYGNVCVPVTVAMPAEALRRRGSLGDVVEQVREAKKTVTAEYVRSVADTLVMRGRPAIDTANLLLLSDVRLAGFHRVDFGWGEPVYGGPSHAWFGVSYLIAVKNGAGEDGVAVPVVLPAAAMERFTSEIERLRKGQQRVHFRVQTTSRI, encoded by the exons ATGGCGCTGTCcttcgccgtgcgccgccgcgcgccggagctcgtcgccccCGCCGCACCGACTCCCCGCGAGACGAAGCGCCTCTCCGACGTAGACGATCCGGAGTCGCTGCGGTGGCAGGTCCCCGTCGTCTTCGTCTACCGTGCCAGGCGATGGCGAGCGCGCCGCCCATCAGCCGCGGCCGCTGATCCCGTGGACACCATCCGCcgggcgctcgccgccgcgctggtgCCGTACTACCCGTTCGCCGGGCGGCTCAGGGAGGTTGAAGGCCGGAAGCTCGTCGTCGACTGCACCGTCGAGGGCGTGATGTTCGTCGAGGCGGACGCCGACGTCCGCGTCGCCGACCTCGAGGCCGCCGGGCTCAGGGCGCCGTTCCCGTGCATGGATCAGCTGCTCTTCGACGTGGACGGCTCCGCCGCGGTGCTCGGCACGCCATTGCTGCTGATCCAG GTGACCCGCCTCCTCTGCGGAGGATTCGTCCTCGGGATACGCCTCAACCACGCCATGTGCGACGCCTCGGGTATCGTGCAGTTCAtggacgccgtcgccgatcTCGCCCGCGGTGCCCGTGAACCGGCCGTCTCGCCGGCGTGGTCACGCGAGCTTCTGGACGCGCGCAAGCCACCCAAGCCGGCGTTCCATCTCCGCGAGTACAACGACTTCACCGCCgcgcccccggcggcgccgtccgTGGGCGCCCTCGGCGACATGGTCATGCGCACCTTCTCTTTCAGCCccggcgacgtcgccgcgcTCAAGGGTGCTCTCCCGCCGCACCTCCGCGGCCGCGCGACGAGCTTCGACGTGCTCGCGTCGTTCGtctggcgcgcgcgcgccaggGCGCTCGAGAcccccgccggcgaggacgcgcGGCTGGCGATCATCGTCGGCTTCAGGAACAACGGCGAGCTCCGCCTGCCCCGCGGCTACTACGGCAACGTGTGCGTGCCGGTGACGGTGGCGATGCCCGCCGAGGCGCTGCGGCGCCGCGGCTCGCTCGGCGACGTGGTCGAGCAGGTGCGCGAGGCGAAGAAGACGGTGACCGCCGAGTACGTCCGGTCCGTGGCCGACACGCTGGTGATGCGTGGGCGGCCGGCCATCGACACGGCGAACCTGCTCCTCCTCTCCGACGTCCGGCTCGCCGGCTTCCACCGCGTGGACTTCGGGTGGGGCGAGCCGGTGTACGGCGGGCCCTCGCACGCGTGGTTCGGAGTGAGCTACTTGATCGCCGTCAAGAACGGCGCCGGGGAAGATGGTGTGGCCGTGCCGGTcgtgctgccggcggcggccatggagcgGTTCACGTCGGAGATTGAAAGGCTGCGCAAGGGTCAGCAGCGTGTACACTTTCGGGTTCAAACAACTAGCCGCATTTAG